The Scyliorhinus canicula chromosome 13, sScyCan1.1, whole genome shotgun sequence genome contains a region encoding:
- the LOC119976655 gene encoding zinc finger protein 93-like isoform X1, with the protein MENKRFKCDVCEKRFVNSTMLLRHQVIHTGEKSFRCDVCEKAFSQSSHLQSHHRIHTGEKPFTCELCDKSFTQSSSLIEHKRLHAGEKPFRCDVCEKTFNRKANLQSHQRVHTGEKPYTCEVCNESFSDSSTLRRHQRIHTRVKRFTYEVFDNSFSQLSHLNGHQRVDTGEQLFPCQLAQDAQECSSTGGRFPYSKELTELEGFMSKLFDLSNPTITNGESDMGMSEDTRVSMDTSDGDGGELAAATEIPERADEEGTEVNTSQQCGMAVAVEEGEEYQEGKMSDLEGSVDEFKLNIVTCVKEEACDDLAAVVEQEHSEPSADEEPAAFGAGAPSSPRAHGQHQAHAAGEENENDPKALESLHQEQVQSTESYQATSDLLEQSLTEFKIYVNHNLQRNNEILQHHLQRNNEILLEHLQRNNEIFQNHRQRNNEILQQHLQRKNEILQQQNEVLCQLRQRSNGTLNKMRPSLPQITEPAPSDHQQPSAETSAAGHPPGTGEVTSGTGKAVGSIPPTLPPRCHYLPLLAGNILSGFLP; encoded by the exons ATGGAAAATAAACGATTCAAGTGTGATGTTTGTGAAAAACGTTTTGTGAATTCTACGATGCTGCTGAGGCACCAGGTGATTCACACGGGGGAGAAATCATTCAGGTGTGATGTTTGTGAGAAAGCTTTCAGCCAATCCTCCCATCTTCAGTCACATCACAGGATTCACACAGGTGAGAAACCCTTCACATGTGagctgtgtgacaaatcattcacaCAATCATCAAGCCTCATTGAACACAAACGTCTTCATGCAGGGGAGAAACCCTTCAGGTGTGATGTTTGTGAGAAGACTTTCAACCGAAAAGCCAACCTTCAATCACATCAAagggttcacacaggggagaaaccctaCACGTGTGAGGTGTGTAACGAATCATTCTCGGATTCATCTACCCTCCGTAGACACCAACGTATTCACACAAGGGTGAAACGATTCACATACGAGGTGTTTGACAACTCATTCTCGCAGTTATCGCACCTCAACGGACATCAACGTGTTGACACAGGGGAGCAACTCTTCCCATGCCAG CTGGCCCAGGATGCCCAGGAGTGCTCGTCGACTGGAGGGCGGTTTCCTTATAGCAAGGAGCTGACGGAACTGGAGGGGTTCATGAGCAAGCTGTTTGATCTCTCCAACCCCACAATAACCAATGGTGAATCAGATATGGGAATGAGTGAAG ATACACGGGTGTCCATGGACACAtcagatggtgatggaggggagttGGCAGCAGCGACCGAGATTCCTGAAAGGGCTGATGAGGAAGGGACAGAGGTGAATacctcacagcaatgtggcatggcagttgcagtggaggagggagaggagtatCAGGAGGGTAAGATGTCTGATTTGGAGGGTAGTGTTGATGAGTTCAAGTTAAATATTGTGACTTGTGTGAAGGAGGAAGCCTGTGATGATCTGGCTGCCGTGGTGGAGCAAGAGCACTCAGAACCTTCCGCAGATGAGGAACCTGCGGCTTTTGGAGCAGGAGCTCCGTCGTCTCCACGAGCACACGGACAACATCAGGCCCATGCTGCTGgtgaagaaaatgaaaatgatccAAAAGCGCTTGAGAGCTTACATCAGGAACAGGTTCAAAGTACAGAGAGTTATCAGGCCACTTCTGACTTGCTTGAACAATCTTTGACTGAATTTAAGATATATGTTAACCACAATCTGCAAAGAAACAATGAAATTCTTCAGCATCATCTGCAAAGAAACAATGAGATTCTTCTTGAGCATCTCCAAAGAAACAATGAGATTTTTCAGAACCATCGACAAAGAAACAATGAAATTCTTCAGCAGCATCTACAAAGAAAGAATGAGATTCTTCAGCAGCAAAATGAGGTTCTTTGCCAGCTTCGACAAAGAAGCAATGGAACTTTAAATAAAATGAGACCGAGTCTGCCTCAGATTACAGAGCCTGCACCTTCTGACCACCAACAGCCCAGTGCAGAGACATCTGCTGCTGGACATCCCCCTGGTACAGGAGAGGTCACATCAGGGACAGGAAAGGCAGTAGGGTCCATCCCTCCAACACTGCCTCCTCGATGCCATTATCTCCCACTCCTGGCGGGTAATATTCTGTCTGGATTTTTGCCATGA
- the LOC119976655 gene encoding zinc finger protein 107-like isoform X2, with protein sequence MENKRFKCDVCEKRFVNSTMLLRHQVIHTGEKSFRCDVCEKAFSQSSHLQSHHRIHTGEKPFTCELCDKSFTQSSSLIEHKRLHAGEKPFRCDVCEKTFNRKANLQSHQRVHTGEKPYTCEVCNESFSDSSTLRRHQRIHTRVKRFTYEVFDNSFSQLSHLNGHQRVDTGEQLFPCQLAQDAQECSSTGGRFPYSKELTELEGFMSKLFDLSNPTITNDTRVSMDTSDGDGGELAAATEIPERADEEGTEVNTSQQCGMAVAVEEGEEYQEGKMSDLEGSVDEFKLNIVTCVKEEACDDLAAVVEQEHSEPSADEEPAAFGAGAPSSPRAHGQHQAHAAGEENENDPKALESLHQEQVQSTESYQATSDLLEQSLTEFKIYVNHNLQRNNEILQHHLQRNNEILLEHLQRNNEIFQNHRQRNNEILQQHLQRKNEILQQQNEVLCQLRQRSNGTLNKMRPSLPQITEPAPSDHQQPSAETSAAGHPPGTGEVTSGTGKAVGSIPPTLPPRCHYLPLLAGNILSGFLP encoded by the exons ATGGAAAATAAACGATTCAAGTGTGATGTTTGTGAAAAACGTTTTGTGAATTCTACGATGCTGCTGAGGCACCAGGTGATTCACACGGGGGAGAAATCATTCAGGTGTGATGTTTGTGAGAAAGCTTTCAGCCAATCCTCCCATCTTCAGTCACATCACAGGATTCACACAGGTGAGAAACCCTTCACATGTGagctgtgtgacaaatcattcacaCAATCATCAAGCCTCATTGAACACAAACGTCTTCATGCAGGGGAGAAACCCTTCAGGTGTGATGTTTGTGAGAAGACTTTCAACCGAAAAGCCAACCTTCAATCACATCAAagggttcacacaggggagaaaccctaCACGTGTGAGGTGTGTAACGAATCATTCTCGGATTCATCTACCCTCCGTAGACACCAACGTATTCACACAAGGGTGAAACGATTCACATACGAGGTGTTTGACAACTCATTCTCGCAGTTATCGCACCTCAACGGACATCAACGTGTTGACACAGGGGAGCAACTCTTCCCATGCCAG CTGGCCCAGGATGCCCAGGAGTGCTCGTCGACTGGAGGGCGGTTTCCTTATAGCAAGGAGCTGACGGAACTGGAGGGGTTCATGAGCAAGCTGTTTGATCTCTCCAACCCCACAATAACCAATG ATACACGGGTGTCCATGGACACAtcagatggtgatggaggggagttGGCAGCAGCGACCGAGATTCCTGAAAGGGCTGATGAGGAAGGGACAGAGGTGAATacctcacagcaatgtggcatggcagttgcagtggaggagggagaggagtatCAGGAGGGTAAGATGTCTGATTTGGAGGGTAGTGTTGATGAGTTCAAGTTAAATATTGTGACTTGTGTGAAGGAGGAAGCCTGTGATGATCTGGCTGCCGTGGTGGAGCAAGAGCACTCAGAACCTTCCGCAGATGAGGAACCTGCGGCTTTTGGAGCAGGAGCTCCGTCGTCTCCACGAGCACACGGACAACATCAGGCCCATGCTGCTGgtgaagaaaatgaaaatgatccAAAAGCGCTTGAGAGCTTACATCAGGAACAGGTTCAAAGTACAGAGAGTTATCAGGCCACTTCTGACTTGCTTGAACAATCTTTGACTGAATTTAAGATATATGTTAACCACAATCTGCAAAGAAACAATGAAATTCTTCAGCATCATCTGCAAAGAAACAATGAGATTCTTCTTGAGCATCTCCAAAGAAACAATGAGATTTTTCAGAACCATCGACAAAGAAACAATGAAATTCTTCAGCAGCATCTACAAAGAAAGAATGAGATTCTTCAGCAGCAAAATGAGGTTCTTTGCCAGCTTCGACAAAGAAGCAATGGAACTTTAAATAAAATGAGACCGAGTCTGCCTCAGATTACAGAGCCTGCACCTTCTGACCACCAACAGCCCAGTGCAGAGACATCTGCTGCTGGACATCCCCCTGGTACAGGAGAGGTCACATCAGGGACAGGAAAGGCAGTAGGGTCCATCCCTCCAACACTGCCTCCTCGATGCCATTATCTCCCACTCCTGGCGGGTAATATTCTGTCTGGATTTTTGCCATGA